In a genomic window of Streptomyces noursei ATCC 11455:
- the qcrB gene encoding cytochrome bc1 complex cytochrome b subunit: protein MSNETTATTERRGQAPRGERIADWADGRLGIYSLAKANMRKIFPDHWSFMLGEVALYSFIIIILTGVYLTLFFHPSMAEVTYHGSYVPMHGIKMTQAFESTLNISFDVRGGLLIRQIHHWAALVFLAAMMVHMMRVFFTGAFRKPREVNWLFGFLLFVLGMFTGFTGYSLPDDLLSGTGVRFIEGVILAMPLVGSYLQMFIFGGEFPGHDIIPRFFTVHVLLLPGIMLGLLVAHLILVFYHKHTQFPGAGKTNNNVVGMPLLPVYMAKAGGFFFLVFGVISVIAAVASINPVWAIGPYRPDQVSTGAQPDWYMGFAEGLVRVMPGWEWNFWGHTINFGVLIPILVFPLVLVAIAVYPFIESWVRGDKREHHILDRPRNVPTRTGFGVAWLVAYFVMLIGGGNDLWATHFHLSINSITWFVRIAFFVGPVLAFIATKRICLGLQRRDKDKVLHGRESGIIKRLPHGEFIEVHEPLNQEQLHVLTQHEQPEPLELGPEVDENGVRRKFKRSQKLRAKLSKGYYGEDNVIPKPTVEEYKEITSGHGHH from the coding sequence ATGAGTAACGAGACAACCGCGACCACTGAGCGCCGTGGCCAGGCGCCACGGGGTGAGCGGATCGCCGACTGGGCCGACGGCCGGCTGGGCATCTACAGCCTGGCCAAGGCCAACATGCGCAAGATCTTCCCGGACCACTGGTCCTTCATGCTGGGCGAGGTCGCGCTCTACAGCTTCATCATCATCATCCTGACCGGTGTCTACCTGACGCTGTTCTTCCACCCGAGCATGGCCGAGGTCACCTACCACGGGTCCTACGTGCCGATGCACGGGATCAAGATGACCCAGGCGTTCGAGTCGACGCTGAACATCAGCTTCGACGTGCGCGGTGGCCTGCTGATCCGGCAGATCCACCACTGGGCGGCGCTGGTCTTCCTGGCCGCGATGATGGTCCACATGATGCGGGTGTTCTTCACCGGTGCGTTCCGCAAGCCGCGTGAGGTCAACTGGCTCTTCGGATTCCTGCTGTTCGTCCTGGGCATGTTCACCGGCTTCACCGGTTACTCGCTCCCCGACGACCTGCTGTCCGGCACCGGTGTCCGCTTCATCGAGGGCGTCATCCTGGCGATGCCGCTGGTCGGCTCGTACCTGCAGATGTTCATCTTCGGCGGCGAGTTCCCCGGGCACGACATCATCCCGCGGTTCTTCACGGTCCACGTGCTGCTGCTGCCGGGCATCATGCTCGGCCTGCTGGTGGCGCACCTGATCCTGGTCTTCTACCACAAGCACACGCAGTTCCCGGGTGCCGGCAAGACCAACAACAACGTGGTCGGCATGCCGCTGCTGCCGGTCTACATGGCCAAGGCCGGAGGCTTCTTCTTCCTGGTCTTCGGTGTGATCTCGGTGATCGCCGCGGTCGCCAGCATCAACCCCGTGTGGGCCATCGGCCCGTACCGGCCGGACCAGGTGTCCACCGGTGCGCAGCCGGACTGGTACATGGGCTTCGCCGAGGGCCTGGTGCGTGTCATGCCGGGCTGGGAGTGGAACTTCTGGGGCCACACCATCAACTTCGGTGTGCTGATCCCGATCCTGGTCTTCCCGCTGGTCCTGGTCGCCATCGCGGTCTACCCGTTCATCGAGTCCTGGGTCCGCGGCGACAAGCGCGAGCACCACATCCTGGACCGCCCGCGCAACGTGCCCACCCGCACCGGCTTCGGTGTGGCCTGGCTCGTCGCGTACTTCGTGATGCTGATCGGTGGCGGCAACGACCTGTGGGCCACCCACTTCCACCTGTCGATCAACTCGATCACCTGGTTCGTCCGGATCGCGTTCTTCGTCGGGCCGGTGCTGGCCTTCATCGCCACCAAGCGGATCTGCCTGGGTCTCCAGCGTCGCGACAAGGACAAGGTGCTGCACGGGCGCGAGTCCGGCATCATCAAGCGCCTGCCGCACGGTGAGTTCATCGAGGTCCACGAGCCGCTCAACCAGGAGCAGCTGCACGTCCTCACCCAGCACGAGCAGCCCGAGCCGCTCGAGCTCGGTCCCGAGGTCGACGAGAACGGTGTCCGGCGCAAGTTCAAGCGCTCGCAGAAGCTGCGCGCCAAGCTCTCCAAGGGCTACTACGGCGAGGACAACGTCATCCCCAAGCCGACCGTCGAGGAGTACAAGGAGATCACCAGCGGCCACGGCCACCACTGA
- the trpD gene encoding anthranilate phosphoribosyltransferase, producing the protein MNVVTPAGGGSVADRSWPAVLNALLDARDLTADDTAWVMDRIMRGEATDAQIAGFAVALRAKGETVAEISGLVRAMYAHASLIEVPGPSVDIVGTGGDGANTVNISTMSAIVVAGTGAKVVKHGSRAASSASGATDVLEKLGINLDLSPRRVVEVAEEAGITFCFAAKFHPALRHVAAARGQLGIRTTFNVLGPLTNPARVRAQATGVADARIAPILAGVLAERGSSALVFRGDDGLDELTTTATSRVWVVRDGAVHEESFDPRDVGIDLVPVEALRGGDASYNAEVARRLLDGETGPVREAVLLNAAAALAALEPSDAPLTERIRDGLRKAAESIDSGAARRTLDRWVAASNA; encoded by the coding sequence ATGAACGTTGTGACCCCGGCAGGCGGCGGCAGCGTGGCGGACCGCTCCTGGCCGGCCGTACTGAACGCCCTCCTCGACGCCCGTGACCTCACCGCCGACGACACCGCCTGGGTCATGGACCGGATCATGCGCGGCGAGGCCACCGACGCGCAGATCGCCGGCTTCGCGGTGGCGCTGCGCGCCAAGGGCGAGACGGTCGCCGAGATCTCCGGCCTGGTGCGGGCGATGTACGCGCACGCCAGCCTGATCGAGGTGCCAGGACCCAGCGTCGACATCGTCGGCACCGGCGGGGACGGCGCGAACACGGTCAACATCTCCACCATGTCGGCCATCGTGGTCGCCGGCACCGGCGCCAAGGTCGTCAAGCACGGCAGCCGCGCCGCGTCCTCGGCCAGCGGGGCCACGGACGTCCTGGAGAAGCTGGGCATCAATCTGGACCTGTCGCCGCGGCGGGTGGTGGAGGTCGCGGAGGAGGCCGGGATCACCTTCTGCTTCGCGGCCAAGTTCCACCCCGCGCTGCGACACGTGGCGGCCGCCCGCGGCCAGCTGGGCATCCGGACGACCTTCAACGTACTGGGGCCGCTGACCAACCCGGCCCGGGTCAGGGCCCAGGCGACCGGCGTCGCGGACGCCCGGATCGCGCCGATCCTCGCCGGGGTGCTGGCCGAGCGCGGCTCCTCGGCGCTGGTCTTCCGCGGCGACGACGGACTGGACGAGCTGACCACCACCGCCACCTCCCGGGTGTGGGTCGTACGGGACGGCGCGGTCCACGAGGAGTCCTTCGACCCGCGGGACGTCGGCATCGACCTGGTGCCGGTGGAGGCGCTGCGCGGCGGGGACGCGTCGTACAACGCGGAGGTGGCCCGGCGGCTGCTGGACGGCGAGACCGGGCCGGTGCGGGAGGCGGTGCTGCTGAACGCGGCGGCCGCGCTGGCCGCGCTGGAGCCGTCCGACGCCCCGCTCACCGAGCGGATCCGGGACGGCCTGCGCAAGGCAGCCGAGTCGATCGACTCGGGCGCGGCCCGGCGGACGCTGGACCGCTGGGTGGCGGCCAGCAACGCCTGA
- a CDS encoding aminotransferase class V-fold PLP-dependent enzyme gives MPVVTAAADRSVCAPLPVLGRDVLVPLVTGGEAVYAALDYAASAPALQRVWDDVAAYAPYYGSVHRGAGYLSQLSTDLFENARKAVADFLGCRAEDQVVFTRSTTDSLNLLAATLPQGTRVFVFETEHHASLLPWERRADLAVTYLNAPRTPRQAVDTMEKALATREPYGPALVCVTGASNVTGELWPVRELAAAAHAHGARIVLDAAQLAPHHPVDIAELDVDWVAFSGHKLYAPFGAGVLAGRADWLQEAEPYLAGGGASRKVARRADGGVDVEWHTTAARHEAGSPNVIGAYAIASACRALTEAGFDGLVAREQELIARVQAGLADVPEVRILSLFGDDAPRVGVISFIVEGWNSSHFAAALSAEYGIGVRDGLFCAHPLVRTLLGSEPGDPGECGAPEAAPGERSLNAIRVSFGAGTPDEHVDRFVRAVRELVAEGARWNYRVEDGRCVPAGSAGAAGSAGAA, from the coding sequence ATGCCTGTCGTCACCGCTGCCGCCGACCGTTCCGTTTGTGCCCCGCTGCCGGTTCTGGGCCGGGATGTCCTCGTCCCGCTGGTGACCGGCGGCGAAGCCGTCTACGCCGCACTGGACTACGCCGCCAGCGCGCCGGCGCTCCAGCGGGTCTGGGACGACGTCGCCGCCTACGCCCCGTACTACGGCAGCGTCCACCGCGGCGCCGGCTACCTCTCCCAGCTCTCCACCGACCTCTTCGAGAACGCCCGCAAGGCCGTCGCCGACTTCCTCGGCTGCCGCGCCGAGGACCAGGTCGTCTTCACCCGGTCCACCACCGACTCGCTGAACCTGCTGGCCGCCACCCTGCCGCAGGGCACCCGGGTGTTCGTCTTCGAGACCGAGCACCACGCCTCGCTGCTGCCCTGGGAACGCCGCGCCGACCTGGCGGTGACCTACCTCAACGCCCCGCGCACCCCGCGACAGGCGGTGGACACCATGGAGAAGGCGCTGGCCACCCGCGAGCCCTACGGCCCGGCGCTGGTCTGCGTCACCGGCGCCTCGAACGTCACCGGCGAACTGTGGCCGGTGCGGGAACTGGCCGCCGCCGCGCACGCCCACGGCGCCCGGATCGTGCTGGACGCCGCCCAACTCGCCCCGCATCATCCTGTGGACATCGCCGAACTGGACGTCGACTGGGTCGCGTTCTCCGGCCACAAGCTCTACGCGCCGTTCGGCGCCGGGGTGTTGGCCGGCCGCGCCGACTGGCTCCAGGAGGCCGAGCCGTACCTGGCCGGCGGCGGCGCCAGCCGGAAGGTCGCCCGGCGGGCCGACGGCGGCGTGGACGTCGAGTGGCACACCACCGCCGCCCGGCACGAGGCCGGTTCGCCCAACGTGATCGGCGCCTACGCCATCGCCTCCGCCTGCCGGGCGCTCACCGAGGCCGGCTTCGACGGCCTGGTCGCCCGCGAACAGGAGCTGATCGCCCGGGTCCAGGCGGGCCTGGCCGACGTCCCGGAGGTCCGGATCCTCTCCCTCTTCGGCGACGATGCCCCGCGCGTCGGCGTCATCTCCTTCATCGTCGAGGGCTGGAACAGCTCGCACTTCGCCGCCGCCCTCTCCGCGGAGTACGGCATCGGCGTCCGCGACGGCCTCTTCTGCGCGCACCCGCTGGTACGGACCCTGCTGGGCAGCGAGCCCGGCGACCCGGGGGAGTGCGGCGCCCCCGAGGCCGCACCCGGTGAACGCTCCCTCAACGCGATCCGCGTGAGCTTCGGGGCGGGAACGCCCGACGAGCACGTCGACCGCTTCGTACGAGCGGTGCGCGAGCTCGTCGCCGAGGGCGCGCGGTGGAACTACCGCGTCGAGGACGGCCGTTGCGTCCCGGCCGGGTCCGCCGGGGCCGCCGGGTCCGCCGGGGCCGCCTGA
- a CDS encoding Lrp/AsnC family transcriptional regulator, producing MITSIVLIKTSVDQIPEIAEQIAALEGVSEVYSVTGAHDLIAMVRVANHDDLADVIPGRISKVPGVASTETHIAFRTYSQHDLEAAFSIGLDA from the coding sequence GTGATCACGTCGATCGTGCTCATCAAGACCAGCGTGGATCAGATCCCCGAGATCGCCGAGCAGATCGCCGCGCTGGAAGGCGTCAGCGAGGTCTACTCGGTCACCGGCGCGCACGACCTCATCGCGATGGTGCGGGTCGCCAACCACGACGACCTCGCGGACGTCATCCCCGGCCGCATCAGCAAGGTGCCGGGCGTCGCCTCGACCGAGACGCACATCGCGTTCCGCACGTATTCGCAGCATGACCTGGAGGCGGCGTTCTCCATCGGCCTCGACGCGTAG
- a CDS encoding rhomboid family intramembrane serine protease, which translates to MTAPVHPARSLRAVFSRMTNVLIGLCCALFALGPDSGLNRTYGTGDALFHAQSRYYEHWGVIPLDLWSGAPRALLTPLTALFVHASWLHLLGNMLFLYVFGGMTEARMGRLPFTAFYVTVGYLALLGYAAAHASSDQTLVGASGSISGVLGAFLFLFPRARVTSLFPFLFFLPLRFPAWLVLLFWFCLQWQAARHDPAGPGVAYLAHVVGFALGFLYAWARYGRDTVGATRDNGPSAEGESQP; encoded by the coding sequence ATGACGGCGCCGGTCCACCCCGCCCGCTCGCTGCGCGCGGTGTTCTCACGGATGACGAACGTGCTGATCGGACTGTGCTGCGCACTCTTCGCGCTCGGCCCGGACTCCGGCCTGAACCGGACATACGGCACCGGTGACGCCCTGTTCCACGCCCAGAGCAGGTACTACGAGCACTGGGGCGTGATTCCGCTCGATCTGTGGAGCGGCGCACCGCGGGCCCTGCTCACCCCGCTCACCGCACTCTTCGTCCACGCGAGCTGGCTGCACCTGCTCGGCAACATGCTGTTTCTGTACGTTTTCGGCGGGATGACCGAGGCCCGGATGGGCCGGCTCCCGTTCACCGCCTTCTACGTGACCGTCGGCTACCTGGCGCTGCTGGGCTACGCCGCCGCGCACGCCTCCTCCGACCAGACGCTGGTCGGCGCCTCCGGCTCCATCTCCGGCGTCCTGGGCGCCTTCCTCTTCCTCTTCCCCCGGGCCCGGGTCACCAGCCTGTTCCCGTTCCTGTTCTTCCTGCCGCTGCGGTTCCCGGCCTGGCTGGTGCTGCTCTTCTGGTTCTGCCTCCAGTGGCAGGCCGCCCGCCACGACCCGGCCGGCCCCGGCGTCGCCTACCTCGCCCACGTCGTCGGCTTCGCCCTCGGCTTCCTCTACGCCTGGGCCCGCTACGGGCGGGATACTGTGGGGGCCACCAGGGACAACGGACCGTCGGCCGAGGGAGAGAGCCAGCCGTGA
- a CDS encoding NYN domain-containing protein, translating to MVERPEGDPGAERADAPGGVVDEVLDQPLPEGVRRRVVALTAEWFGALTVAELPPPLRQYARFTPTRRAKFAGNAMAAALESDPVFRQRIAGKLREAQPELAEALEQGTPPAAADPLDVAAAAYVLRPEGWIKLVAAAGEEAQRARAERAGEEAERELARLREELAQARGEARAEADRVRAGLEAARKENESLQRRLRSALSDVKRGEAAVRKVEAVLAEARERATAEKAGADSELRRLKARIAEVEAALETSRRSAREGRSVEDMRLRLLLDTVLDAAQGLRRELALPPAAGRPADTVDAVAPGRMTPKDIATRALSETDPALLDQLLALPQAHMVVDGYNVTKTGYPTMPLEKQRLRLLGGLAVLAAQTGAEMTCVFDGAELAAPVLLAPPRGVRVLFSKPGVTADDLIRQLVRAEPSGRPVVVVSSDREVADGVAKAGARPVASALLLKRLART from the coding sequence GTGGTGGAACGTCCAGAAGGGGATCCGGGGGCCGAGCGTGCGGACGCGCCCGGAGGAGTGGTCGACGAGGTGCTCGATCAGCCACTGCCCGAGGGCGTTCGGCGCCGTGTCGTGGCGCTCACCGCGGAGTGGTTCGGGGCGCTGACGGTCGCCGAACTGCCGCCCCCTTTGCGGCAGTACGCCCGTTTCACCCCGACCCGTCGGGCCAAGTTCGCCGGTAACGCGATGGCCGCGGCGCTGGAGAGCGACCCGGTCTTCCGGCAGCGGATCGCGGGCAAGCTGCGGGAGGCCCAGCCGGAGCTCGCCGAGGCCCTGGAGCAGGGGACCCCGCCCGCCGCCGCCGATCCGCTGGACGTCGCGGCCGCGGCGTACGTGCTGCGTCCCGAGGGCTGGATCAAGCTGGTCGCGGCGGCCGGCGAGGAGGCGCAGCGGGCGCGCGCCGAACGGGCCGGCGAGGAGGCCGAGCGGGAGCTGGCCCGGCTGCGCGAGGAGTTGGCGCAGGCGCGCGGGGAGGCCCGTGCGGAGGCGGACCGGGTCCGCGCCGGCCTGGAGGCGGCCCGCAAGGAGAACGAGTCGCTGCAGCGCCGGCTGCGCAGTGCGCTCAGCGACGTCAAGCGCGGCGAGGCGGCGGTCCGCAAGGTCGAGGCGGTGCTGGCCGAGGCCCGGGAGCGGGCGACGGCGGAGAAGGCCGGGGCCGACAGCGAACTGCGCCGGCTCAAGGCCCGGATCGCGGAGGTCGAGGCGGCGCTGGAGACCAGCCGGCGGTCCGCCCGCGAGGGGCGCAGCGTCGAGGACATGCGGCTGCGGCTGCTGCTCGACACCGTGCTGGACGCGGCCCAGGGGCTGCGTCGCGAACTGGCGCTGCCGCCCGCCGCGGGCCGCCCGGCGGACACCGTCGACGCGGTCGCGCCGGGCCGGATGACGCCCAAGGACATCGCGACCCGGGCGCTGTCGGAGACCGACCCGGCGCTGTTGGACCAGCTCCTGGCGCTGCCTCAGGCGCACATGGTGGTGGACGGCTACAACGTCACCAAGACCGGCTATCCGACCATGCCGCTGGAGAAGCAGCGGCTGCGGTTGCTGGGCGGGCTGGCGGTGCTGGCGGCCCAGACCGGCGCGGAGATGACCTGTGTTTTCGACGGGGCGGAGCTGGCCGCGCCGGTGCTGTTGGCGCCGCCGCGCGGGGTGCGGGTGCTGTTCAGCAAACCGGGTGTGACGGCCGACGACTTGATCCGCCAGCTGGTCCGGGCCGAGCCGTCCGGCCGGCCGGTGGTGGTGGTCTCCTCGGACCGGGAGGTGGCCGACGGGGTCGCCAAGGCGGGTGCCCGGCCGGTGGCATCGGCCTTGCTGCTCAAGCGACTTGCGCGAACCTGA